A single region of the Streptomyces caelestis genome encodes:
- a CDS encoding MerR family transcriptional regulator — MATDDLMNRALATLGDDGPLSVEAIHRLTDLADVPESMVITEVADLLDISPHTLRYYERAGLVEVARDSNGHRVYDADAVRRLVFLTRMRLSGMPMRDLQHYISLVDAGEHTVPERLDMLLEHRDTIRRRIRELSLSLTATEYKIATYGGSTGPDVQDLDTGTATGRTALPHEPL; from the coding sequence ATGGCTACTGACGATCTGATGAACCGGGCGCTCGCAACGCTCGGGGACGACGGCCCGCTGTCGGTTGAGGCGATCCACCGCCTCACCGACCTGGCCGACGTGCCCGAGTCGATGGTGATCACCGAGGTCGCCGACCTCCTCGACATCTCGCCCCACACGCTGCGCTACTACGAGCGGGCCGGACTGGTCGAGGTGGCCCGCGACAGCAACGGCCATCGCGTCTACGACGCCGACGCGGTGCGGCGCCTGGTGTTCCTCACCCGGATGCGGCTGTCCGGTATGCCGATGCGCGATCTGCAGCACTACATCTCGCTCGTCGACGCCGGGGAGCACACGGTGCCCGAGCGACTCGACATGCTGCTCGAACATCGCGACACCATCCGCCGCCGGATTCGTGAGCTGTCCCTTTCCCTCACGGCGACCGAGTACAAGATCGCCACGTACGGGGGCTCGACCGGGCCGGACGTGCAGGACCTCGACACCGGAACCGCCACCGGCCGCACGGCACTACCGCACGAGCCGCTGTGA
- a CDS encoding SDR family NAD(P)-dependent oxidoreductase, with protein sequence MSWSRRLAFERAQNPSVAAMSKQTWIITGASRGFGRALAESALAKGDYVVTAVRRPESVADLEARYPDNCLIAKYDARDITAAADLVRDTLDRFGQLDVLVNNAGRAVVGAVEEVSDAQLRELMDLHLFGPAALVRASLPAMHARGTGTIVQMSSQAGRMSFPGVSTYSASKFALEGWSEALAGEVAPFGIRVMIVEPSRFRTDFNAADVLEFAEASETYRDLLSDVRADLAGADGLQEGDPARAAEIIVSLAHSDEVPLRLPLGREAVERISGAYRRGLDEVERWAGTARSADFEGVPASVRPIQVG encoded by the coding sequence GTGTCGTGGTCGCGCAGGCTTGCGTTCGAGCGCGCTCAAAACCCTAGCGTCGCCGCCATGAGCAAACAGACATGGATCATCACCGGCGCGTCCCGCGGTTTCGGGCGCGCACTGGCGGAATCGGCGCTCGCGAAGGGCGACTATGTGGTAACGGCGGTGCGCCGGCCCGAGAGCGTGGCCGACCTGGAGGCCAGGTACCCGGACAACTGCCTGATCGCGAAGTACGACGCCCGAGACATCACTGCGGCTGCGGACCTCGTGCGGGACACCCTCGACCGCTTCGGTCAGCTCGACGTGCTCGTCAACAACGCGGGCCGGGCCGTGGTCGGAGCGGTCGAGGAGGTCAGCGACGCGCAGCTGCGTGAGCTGATGGATCTGCACCTGTTCGGCCCTGCCGCGCTCGTCCGTGCGTCGCTGCCTGCGATGCACGCGCGGGGCACCGGGACGATCGTGCAGATGAGCAGCCAGGCCGGCCGGATGTCGTTCCCCGGCGTGTCGACGTACTCCGCGTCGAAGTTCGCCCTCGAAGGCTGGTCCGAGGCCCTGGCTGGGGAGGTTGCGCCGTTCGGGATCCGCGTGATGATCGTCGAGCCCAGCCGGTTCCGGACCGACTTCAACGCGGCCGACGTGCTTGAGTTCGCCGAGGCGTCCGAGACCTACCGTGACCTTCTCTCCGACGTCCGCGCTGACTTGGCCGGGGCCGACGGCCTCCAGGAAGGTGACCCGGCGCGGGCGGCCGAGATCATCGTGTCGCTCGCGCACAGTGACGAGGTGCCGCTGCGGCTGCCGCTCGGGCGCGAGGCGGTCGAGCGTATCTCGGGTGCTTACCGGCGGGGCCTGGACGAGGTGGAGCGGTGGGCCGGGACCGCCCGCAGCGCCGACTTCGAAGGTGTCCCGGCGTCGGTCCGACCGATCCAGGTTGGCTGA
- a CDS encoding IS5 family transposase (programmed frameshift), whose protein sequence is MGKRQSRPWIVSDELWSLIEPLLPEPGPKLVAGRPRVPDRQALCGILFVLHTGIQWEYLPQELGFGSGMTCWRRLAAWNEAGVWDQLHLVLLKRLRSAKQLDWSRAVIDSSHVRAARRGSKSGPSPVDRARPGSKHHVLVDGQGVPLAVSLTGGNRNDVTQLLPLLDKVPPVAGVVGRPRRRPDMLFADRGYDHDKYRRLLRKRGIRPVVAERGQPHGSGLGIFRWVVERTISWLHGFRRLRIRWERRDDIHEAFLGLATCLITHRHVQRLC, encoded by the exons GTGGGGAAACGTCAGTCGCGGCCGTGGATCGTGTCGGACGAACTGTGGTCGCTCATCGAGCCGTTACTGCCCGAGCCGGGGCCGAAGCTGGTGGCGGGCCGGCCGCGAGTGCCTGACCGGCAGGCCCTGTGCGGGATCCTGTTCGTGCTGCACACCGGCATCCAGTGGGAGTACCTGCCCCAGGAGCTGGGCTTTGGTTCGGGTATGACGTGCTGGCGACGCCTGGCCGCCTGGAACGAGGCCGGCGTGTGGGACCAGCTGCACTTGGTGCTGCTGAAGAGGCTGCGGTCGGCGAAGCAGCTGGACTGGTCGCGGGCGGTGATCGACTCCTCCCACGTGCGGGCGGCCCGCAGAGGCTCAA AAAGCGGTCCCAGCCCGGTCGACCGCGCACGGCCGGGCAGCAAACACCACGTCCTTGTCGATGGCCAGGGCGTCCCGCTCGCTGTGTCGCTGACCGGCGGGAACCGTAACGACGTCACCCAACTCCTGCCCCTGCTGGACAAGGTCCCACCCGTGGCCGGCGTCGTCGGACGGCCACGCAGACGGCCGGACATGCTCTTCGCCGACCGCGGCTATGACCACGACAAGTACCGGCGGCTGCTGCGGAAACGCGGTATCCGGCCCGTGGTCGCCGAACGCGGACAGCCGCACGGCTCCGGCCTGGGCATCTTCCGCTGGGTCGTCGAACGCACCATCTCCTGGCTCCACGGCTTCCGCCGCCTGCGCATCCGCTGGGAAAGACGCGACGACATCCACGAAGCCTTCCTTGGCCTCGCCACCTGCCTCATCACCCACCGACACGTCCAACGCCTTTGTTAG
- a CDS encoding transposase, whose amino-acid sequence MGPFLPVGRFGPCPERLREQFEGVIWRFRTGSQWRGMPERFGA is encoded by the coding sequence ATCGGGCCGTTCCTACCCGTCGGCAGATTCGGCCCGTGCCCCGAGCGGCTGCGTGAGCAGTTCGAGGGGGTGATCTGGAGGTTCCGCACAGGCAGCCAGTGGCGGGGGATGCCTGAACGGTTCGGCGCCTGA
- a CDS encoding MFS transporter, protein MVSERVPPQQEPATTDSTAATNPEKHRPVMAWAVTLMLLGCTLIAYLDKAILGLVAQPAMADLGLSAAEFGSISSAAGLLGPAAALLYSFVADRLPIKATLFTLVVVWSLLQLPIFFAASGGLLLATRFILGAAEGPTGPVAHAAAYSWWPDERRGFPTALLTTGASLGKLLFAPLLALMIAAWSWEAGFLAVALLGFAWAPAWFFLGREGPYGQAGTGTVTQTGSRAPIGTILLTGTFVGYVAAFTASSMLVVVVLTWLPSYFQEALGFSAVTAGSLFGVPSISAMVFLYLYGGWSDRRLRKGATSRIVRGIWGGGLLALGGVFLAALPLVSGAVLPMALLMMGYGLAMTVHAVANPALVQIVPPGQRTSVLSIGVAVAGFLAAAGPWVTGVVLDAARSAGSLAEGYTNVFMLMGGIAIAGGALFALLVNPERDGAKVEAARVARAAR, encoded by the coding sequence ATGGTGAGCGAGCGCGTCCCGCCGCAGCAGGAACCGGCCACGACCGACAGCACGGCGGCCACGAACCCGGAGAAGCACCGCCCGGTCATGGCCTGGGCCGTCACTCTCATGCTCCTCGGGTGCACCTTGATCGCATACCTGGACAAGGCGATTCTCGGGCTGGTCGCGCAACCGGCGATGGCCGACCTCGGACTCTCGGCCGCCGAGTTCGGCAGCATCAGCAGCGCCGCCGGCCTGCTCGGCCCGGCCGCCGCGCTGCTGTACAGCTTCGTGGCCGATCGGCTGCCCATCAAGGCCACTCTGTTCACCCTCGTGGTGGTGTGGTCGCTCCTCCAGTTGCCCATCTTCTTCGCCGCCTCGGGCGGGCTGCTGTTGGCGACCCGGTTCATACTCGGGGCGGCGGAGGGTCCCACCGGACCGGTGGCGCACGCGGCCGCCTACTCCTGGTGGCCCGACGAACGGCGCGGATTCCCCACGGCGCTGCTCACGACCGGGGCGTCACTCGGCAAGCTGCTCTTCGCCCCGCTGCTGGCCTTAATGATCGCCGCATGGAGCTGGGAGGCGGGCTTCCTCGCCGTGGCGCTCCTGGGCTTCGCCTGGGCGCCGGCCTGGTTCTTCCTCGGGAGAGAGGGCCCCTACGGCCAGGCCGGGACCGGAACCGTCACACAGACCGGATCTCGTGCGCCCATAGGGACCATCCTGCTGACAGGCACCTTCGTCGGGTACGTGGCCGCGTTCACGGCCTCTTCGATGCTCGTGGTCGTGGTCCTGACCTGGCTTCCGTCCTACTTCCAGGAGGCGCTGGGGTTCTCGGCGGTCACGGCGGGCTCGCTTTTCGGCGTGCCGAGCATCTCCGCGATGGTGTTCTTGTACCTCTACGGCGGGTGGAGCGACCGGAGGCTCAGGAAGGGGGCCACGTCCCGAATCGTGCGCGGGATATGGGGCGGTGGGCTGCTCGCGCTCGGCGGTGTCTTCCTGGCGGCCCTTCCCCTCGTCTCCGGTGCAGTGCTCCCGATGGCCCTGCTGATGATGGGCTACGGGCTGGCCATGACCGTCCATGCCGTGGCCAACCCGGCCCTGGTGCAGATCGTGCCGCCGGGGCAGCGCACAAGCGTCCTGTCGATCGGCGTAGCCGTCGCCGGTTTCCTCGCCGCCGCCGGGCCATGGGTCACGGGTGTCGTACTGGACGCGGCCCGATCCGCGGGCTCGCTCGCCGAGGGCTACACCAACGTGTTCATGCTGATGGGTGGCATCGCCATTGCGGGAGGCGCGCTTTTCGCGCTGCTGGTGAATCCCGAGCGCGACGGCGCGAAGGTGGAGGCGGCCCGGGTCGCACGCGCAGCTCGGTAA